A genomic stretch from Sulfurirhabdus autotrophica includes:
- the acs gene encoding acetate--CoA ligase, which produces MATIDTILSETRVFAPSEAFRKQATVSGMDAYKALCAKAESDYEGFWGALAKEHISWHKPFSNVLDETKAPFYRWFYDGEMNVSYNCLDRHLADKSNKTALIFEADDGKVTKVTYQDLYHRVCQFANALKAQGVAKGDRVIIYMPMSIEAVVAMQACARIGGIHSVVFGGFSAKSLHERIIDAGAKLVITADEGMRGGKAVALKSAVDDAIGMGGCDCVEKVVVYKRTGGNVHWDAQRDQWWHEAIIGQADTCEPVWVNAEDPLFILYTSGSTGKPKGVQHSSAGFLLGAILSMKWVFDHKADDVYWCTADVGWITGHTYVAYGPLAMGGTEVIFEGVPTYPDAGRFWKLIQDHKVTTFYTAPTAIRSLIKLGSDLPKQYDLSSLRLLGTVGEPINPEAWMWYYETVGQGHCPIVDTWWQTETGSNMIAPLPGAVPTKPGSCTLPLPGIIADIVDEQGGPIEKGQGGILVIKRPFPSQLRTLWGDPERYKNTYFPAELGGKMYLAGDSAHRDKDGYFWIMGRIDDVLNVSGHRLGTMEIESALVANPLVAEAAVVGKPHDIKGESVVAFVVLKGQRPTGDAAREVVAQLREWVGKEIGPIAKPDEIRFGDNLPKTRSGKIMRRLLRSIAKGEEITSDTSTLENPAILEQLKETVK; this is translated from the coding sequence ATGGCGACCATAGATACTATTCTTTCCGAAACGCGCGTCTTCGCACCGAGTGAAGCATTTCGCAAACAGGCAACTGTTTCCGGTATGGATGCCTATAAGGCGCTGTGCGCTAAGGCTGAAAGCGATTACGAGGGGTTTTGGGGGGCTTTAGCCAAGGAACACATCAGCTGGCACAAGCCGTTTTCAAATGTGCTCGATGAAACTAAAGCGCCTTTTTATCGCTGGTTTTACGACGGGGAAATGAATGTTTCCTATAACTGCCTGGATCGTCATCTTGCAGACAAAAGCAATAAAACGGCGCTGATTTTCGAAGCTGATGACGGTAAAGTTACGAAAGTGACCTATCAGGACTTGTATCATCGCGTTTGCCAGTTTGCCAATGCGCTCAAGGCACAGGGTGTTGCCAAGGGTGATCGTGTCATTATTTATATGCCGATGAGTATTGAGGCAGTTGTCGCCATGCAGGCCTGTGCCCGTATAGGGGGGATACATTCCGTTGTGTTTGGCGGTTTTTCTGCAAAAAGTCTGCATGAACGCATCATCGATGCGGGTGCAAAGCTGGTGATTACTGCTGACGAAGGCATGCGCGGGGGGAAGGCGGTTGCGCTGAAATCAGCGGTGGATGACGCAATCGGTATGGGGGGATGTGACTGCGTAGAAAAAGTCGTTGTTTACAAGCGTACTGGTGGCAATGTTCATTGGGATGCACAGCGTGATCAGTGGTGGCATGAGGCTATCATCGGGCAGGCAGATACTTGCGAACCGGTATGGGTCAATGCTGAAGATCCCTTGTTTATTCTATATACCTCTGGTTCTACCGGTAAACCCAAAGGTGTGCAACATAGCAGTGCCGGATTCTTGTTGGGGGCTATTCTCAGCATGAAATGGGTTTTTGACCATAAGGCAGATGATGTTTATTGGTGCACCGCTGACGTGGGCTGGATTACCGGACATACCTATGTTGCATATGGACCGCTGGCAATGGGTGGCACAGAGGTGATTTTCGAAGGCGTACCTACCTATCCGGATGCAGGGCGATTCTGGAAGCTGATTCAGGACCACAAAGTCACCACATTTTATACCGCACCTACAGCTATTCGCTCCTTGATCAAACTTGGTTCTGATTTGCCCAAGCAATATGATCTTTCTTCGCTTCGTCTGTTGGGAACCGTGGGTGAGCCCATAAACCCGGAAGCCTGGATGTGGTATTACGAAACTGTAGGGCAAGGTCATTGTCCGATTGTGGATACCTGGTGGCAGACTGAAACTGGCAGCAATATGATTGCACCACTGCCGGGTGCTGTTCCGACAAAACCAGGTTCTTGTACTTTGCCTTTACCCGGGATTATTGCCGATATTGTCGATGAGCAAGGTGGCCCGATAGAAAAAGGGCAGGGAGGCATTCTTGTGATTAAACGACCATTCCCATCGCAATTGCGGACATTGTGGGGCGATCCCGAGCGCTATAAGAATACTTATTTTCCTGCGGAACTGGGCGGAAAGATGTACTTGGCCGGAGATTCAGCTCACCGGGATAAAGATGGCTATTTCTGGATTATGGGGCGCATTGATGATGTGTTGAATGTATCCGGGCATCGACTAGGAACGATGGAAATCGAATCGGCTTTGGTGGCGAATCCTTTGGTTGCAGAGGCCGCAGTGGTTGGAAAGCCCCATGACATAAAGGGCGAGTCAGTCGTGGCGTTCGTTGTATTGAAAGGTCAGCGTCCTACAGGCGATGCAGCGCGTGAAGTGGTAGCACAATTACGTGAATGGGTGGGCAAAGAGATCGGACCTATCGCCAAACCGGATGAAATTCGTTTTGGCGATAATTTACCCAAAACTCGCTCGGGAAAAATTATGCGCCGGCTATTGCGTTCCATAGCCAAGGGGGAAGAAATTACTTCGGATACATCTACCCTTGAAAATCCGGCTATTCTTGAGCAATTGAAAGAGACTGTGAAATAG
- a CDS encoding YhdP family protein, with product MKTERTWKALAGSVSSFALTVFRWHRHALVYGVLLLFLLFSAVVLTLRYWVLPDIAKYRESIATSISQAAGQRVTIGKIEAGWEGLRPHFVLRDVQVFDKQGRPALYLSQIENTLSWWTLFLGEARFHSLEINQPSLAVRRDVDGLIYVAGVVVNQSDAESGFADWMLKQNEITVRNAVILWQDNQRNAPPLVLTKVSLKLENHGARHLFGIQASPPSVLAKPLDVRGDVTGKSLNDLNRWKGTLYARLDYANIEGWRQWLTYPVDLQYGIGSVQFWLGFASKQVNELTLDTHLKNVRTQFAADLPILNLKELQGRLGWKSIQNGQVFTSNKLKLSMQDGLSLGPAAFTATFKMATVKAPAEGEVKAENIALKPLLALSEYVPVDRDERRKLLELSPQGSFPEFSLKWRGDWNSPKTYNVKGQFANVGINSYQDLPGFSGLSGNLDANENGGALSLNSHRAKVELVKVFREPIPFDTLTAQINWKIKQKNLEVKLANVSFANAHLAGSAYGRYQSKTGSPGEIDLTGNLNRADARYVGRYIPLIVGQSARDWLDTAFLAGFSNDVHVRLKGDLADFPFVDDKKGIFQVRAKVNGGGLEYVSGWPIIENISGDLLFQGKRMEVNVSKASIFGVGLQKVKVQIPDLLVFDEMLLVEGQAQGSADDFIRYVNQSPVSDMIGGFSSGVKMSGNGKLALKLQVPLRHTIDTKISGTYQFMNDTVQFSQDAPTLEKVNGTLAFTEANIKIPNVSAQAFGLPMSVQANTQPDKTIRIVAQGKLSGEGLRKYTTNPLAKYVNGTTDWRGLITMKNQQADIVVESALKGLALDLPPPFTKAAASVVPLRVTKKITSAQEDLISLNYGKVLSAKLMLKRDGDKASIDSGALTFGGSEAKLTGDGVWATGTLPYLNLDQWRNIFAQIPAQTGREPLIDLSGMNLSVDTLDIFNKRFNAFHMNAWKMGDSWQATLASNEMNGEVNWNSREKGRVYARLKNLSIPDSISTQPDSKLATTTYKELPALDIIAESLEIKRRKLGKLEVLAVQQGNDWKIENLKLTNPDMVLKMSGLWEAWLAQPNTQAKINLEVKDVGKFLARFGYPDSVKRGTAKLDGQLSWAGSPSELDYSSMSGNFILDASNGQFLKIEPGFGKLLGILSLQALPRRITLDFRDVFSEGFAFDNISGSMKIERGVLNSDDFTIEGPAATVKMSGETDLAHETQKLLVKVTPAVGEGVSVAGAFLGGPVVGLTTLLLQKVLKNPLGQLISYQYSITGTWNDPIVAKVKRETAVTTE from the coding sequence ATGAAAACGGAGAGAACATGGAAAGCCCTCGCAGGCTCCGTTTCATCTTTTGCGTTAACAGTTTTTCGCTGGCACCGTCATGCCCTTGTTTACGGGGTGTTATTGCTGTTTTTGCTGTTTTCTGCTGTGGTGTTGACGCTTCGCTATTGGGTGTTGCCCGATATTGCCAAGTATCGTGAATCTATCGCCACATCAATCAGTCAAGCCGCCGGTCAGCGAGTCACAATCGGTAAAATCGAGGCAGGCTGGGAGGGGTTAAGACCTCATTTTGTGTTGCGGGATGTACAGGTTTTTGATAAACAGGGTCGACCGGCCTTGTATCTCAGCCAGATTGAAAACACCCTTTCCTGGTGGACGCTGTTTCTGGGTGAAGCACGCTTCCACTCCCTGGAAATAAATCAGCCTAGTCTGGCCGTGCGCCGGGATGTTGATGGATTGATATACGTTGCTGGAGTCGTCGTCAATCAATCCGATGCAGAGAGTGGCTTTGCAGACTGGATGCTCAAGCAAAATGAAATTACAGTGCGTAATGCTGTTATTTTATGGCAAGACAATCAACGGAATGCGCCGCCTTTGGTACTCACCAAAGTGAGCTTGAAGCTTGAAAATCATGGCGCCCGTCATCTTTTTGGTATCCAGGCCTCTCCACCCTCAGTATTGGCAAAGCCGCTGGATGTTCGTGGGGATGTCACAGGAAAATCCCTAAATGATTTGAACCGCTGGAAAGGGACTTTGTATGCGCGTCTTGATTACGCCAATATTGAAGGCTGGCGTCAATGGCTGACTTACCCAGTTGATTTGCAATATGGAATTGGCTCGGTTCAGTTTTGGCTAGGTTTTGCAAGCAAACAAGTTAATGAACTCACATTAGACACCCATTTAAAAAATGTGAGAACGCAATTTGCTGCAGATTTGCCCATATTGAATTTAAAAGAATTGCAGGGCCGATTGGGTTGGAAGTCTATTCAAAATGGACAAGTATTTACTTCAAACAAACTAAAATTATCCATGCAAGATGGATTGTCATTGGGCCCGGCGGCTTTTACCGCTACTTTCAAAATGGCAACGGTAAAAGCTCCCGCAGAAGGAGAGGTAAAGGCGGAAAATATCGCGCTGAAACCACTATTGGCACTTTCTGAGTATGTGCCTGTGGATCGGGATGAGCGCCGAAAATTGCTGGAACTCTCACCACAGGGGAGTTTCCCGGAATTTTCGTTAAAATGGCGTGGTGACTGGAATTCACCAAAAACTTATAATGTCAAAGGCCAGTTCGCAAATGTCGGGATAAATTCATATCAGGATCTTCCAGGGTTTTCAGGACTGAGCGGTAATCTGGATGCCAACGAAAATGGTGGGGCGCTGTCTTTAAATTCACACCGTGCAAAAGTTGAACTGGTAAAGGTGTTTCGGGAGCCCATTCCGTTTGATACGCTAACAGCCCAGATTAATTGGAAAATCAAGCAAAAAAATCTGGAAGTTAAACTGGCCAATGTGTCATTTGCAAACGCACATTTGGCAGGCAGTGCTTATGGACGCTATCAATCCAAAACTGGATCGCCTGGAGAGATTGATCTGACAGGTAATTTGAACCGCGCTGATGCACGTTACGTCGGTCGGTATATTCCCCTGATAGTGGGTCAATCTGCCCGTGATTGGCTGGATACGGCTTTCTTGGCAGGCTTTTCAAATGATGTTCATGTTCGCCTCAAGGGTGATCTGGCGGACTTTCCCTTTGTGGATGATAAAAAAGGAATTTTTCAGGTCAGGGCGAAAGTGAATGGAGGCGGTCTCGAATATGTTAGTGGGTGGCCAATCATTGAGAATATCTCCGGAGATTTGCTGTTTCAGGGCAAGCGAATGGAAGTGAATGTGTCTAAAGCCAGTATTTTTGGCGTAGGGCTGCAAAAGGTTAAAGTGCAAATACCTGATTTGCTGGTTTTTGATGAGATGTTGCTGGTAGAGGGGCAAGCTCAGGGGTCCGCTGATGATTTTATACGCTACGTTAATCAGAGTCCGGTGTCGGACATGATAGGAGGCTTTTCCAGCGGGGTGAAAATGAGTGGAAATGGCAAGTTGGCGCTTAAACTTCAGGTGCCTTTGCGCCACACCATTGATACAAAGATATCAGGCACCTACCAGTTTATGAACGACACGGTTCAATTTAGTCAGGACGCGCCTACACTGGAAAAAGTTAATGGCACGTTGGCGTTTACTGAAGCGAATATAAAAATACCGAATGTGTCAGCTCAGGCATTTGGGTTGCCCATGTCAGTACAGGCAAATACGCAGCCAGACAAAACGATTCGTATTGTTGCTCAGGGTAAGTTGAGCGGAGAAGGTTTAAGGAAGTATACGACTAACCCTTTAGCGAAGTATGTGAATGGTACAACGGATTGGCGCGGTTTGATTACCATGAAAAATCAGCAGGCAGATATCGTGGTGGAATCTGCATTAAAGGGATTGGCTTTGGATCTGCCGCCACCTTTTACAAAAGCGGCAGCAAGTGTGGTACCACTTCGTGTGACAAAAAAGATTACTTCCGCGCAAGAGGATCTCATCTCATTAAACTATGGAAAGGTATTGTCAGCTAAGCTGATGCTAAAACGAGATGGAGATAAAGCGAGTATTGATAGTGGTGCACTCACTTTTGGCGGTAGCGAGGCAAAGCTCACTGGGGACGGAGTGTGGGCGACAGGGACACTTCCCTATTTGAATCTGGATCAATGGCGAAATATATTCGCTCAAATTCCTGCACAGACAGGTCGGGAACCGCTGATTGATCTTTCAGGCATGAATCTGTCAGTTGATACGCTGGACATATTCAATAAGCGTTTTAATGCATTTCATATGAATGCATGGAAAATGGGAGATAGTTGGCAGGCCACGCTGGCCAGCAATGAAATGAATGGGGAAGTGAATTGGAATTCCAGAGAAAAGGGAAGGGTATATGCACGTTTAAAAAACTTGTCCATTCCTGATTCCATATCTACCCAGCCCGATTCAAAGCTGGCTACCACGACGTATAAAGAACTTCCTGCGCTGGATATTATTGCAGAAAGTCTTGAAATCAAGCGCAGAAAACTAGGCAAACTGGAAGTGCTGGCTGTGCAGCAGGGGAATGACTGGAAGATTGAAAACCTCAAACTCACTAACCCCGACATGGTGCTTAAAATGAGCGGCCTCTGGGAAGCATGGTTGGCACAGCCCAATACCCAAGCCAAAATTAATCTGGAAGTGAAAGATGTTGGCAAATTTTTAGCGCGGTTCGGTTACCCTGATAGCGTCAAACGAGGAACAGCGAAATTGGATGGGCAACTATCCTGGGCAGGCAGTCCTTCCGAACTCGATTATTCCAGCATGTCCGGAAATTTTATACTGGATGCCTCAAACGGACAGTTTTTAAAAATCGAGCCGGGTTTCGGCAAGTTATTGGGTATTCTGAGTTTGCAGGCCTTGCCTCGGCGGATTACATTGGATTTTAGAGACGTTTTTAGCGAAGGGTTCGCGTTTGATAATATTTCAGGTAGCATGAAGATAGAGCGTGGCGTGTTGAATAGCGATGATTTTACTATCGAAGGCCCAGCGGCAACGGTTAAAATGAGCGGGGAAACCGACCTTGCGCATGAAACGCAAAAGTTGCTTGTTAAAGTAACCCCTGCGGTAGGCGAAGGAGTTTCGGTTGCCGGGGCATTTTTAGGGGGGCCGGTGGTTGGGTTGACCACTTTGCTACTCCAGAAAGTACTTAAAAATCCACTTGGGCAATTAATATCCTATCAGTACAGTATTACAGGTACATGGAATGACCCGATTGTGGCTAAAGTGAAGCGCGAAACTGCCGTAACTACAGAATAA
- a CDS encoding zinc-finger domain-containing protein produces MSVKAPVENKQRYIEVSADDLPLHCPTPEMVLWNAHPRVFLDIETKGEALCPYCGTFYKLKGGPASSHH; encoded by the coding sequence GTGTCAGTCAAAGCCCCAGTAGAAAACAAGCAACGCTACATAGAAGTTTCTGCAGACGATCTTCCGCTTCATTGCCCTACGCCGGAAATGGTACTATGGAATGCACACCCAAGAGTATTTCTGGATATAGAAACAAAAGGGGAAGCGCTATGCCCCTACTGCGGTACTTTCTATAAACTTAAAGGCGGCCCGGCGTCCTCGCACCATTAG
- a CDS encoding branched-chain amino acid transaminase, producing MSMADRDGLIWYDGKMVPWREATTHVLTHTLHYGMGVFEGVRAYKTDKGPAIFRLKEHTDRLFRSAHILGMKLPFDNETIYKAQLAAVRENKLESGYIRPMAFFGPEAMGISAKTLSVHMIVAAWPWGAYLGKEALEHGIRVKTSSFARHHVNITMCKAKANGNYMNSILAHQEAATDGYDEALLLDVDGFVAEGSGENVFIIRNGKLYTPDLTSALEGITRDTIVQLAGEIGLPVVEKRITRDEVYSADEAFFTGTAAEVTPIRELDNRKIGNGDRGPLTEKLQTMYFDCVTGKAKHHMDWLTLV from the coding sequence ATGTCGATGGCCGACCGCGATGGTTTAATTTGGTATGATGGAAAAATGGTTCCCTGGCGCGAAGCGACCACCCATGTGTTAACCCATACACTGCATTATGGAATGGGCGTGTTTGAGGGCGTTCGTGCTTACAAGACCGACAAAGGCCCGGCTATTTTCCGCCTGAAAGAGCACACCGACCGTCTGTTTCGCTCAGCGCACATTCTTGGCATGAAGCTGCCGTTTGACAATGAAACCATCTACAAGGCACAGCTTGCTGCTGTCCGTGAAAACAAGCTGGAATCCGGCTACATTCGCCCGATGGCATTTTTCGGCCCGGAAGCCATGGGCATTTCCGCAAAAACCCTGAGCGTACACATGATCGTCGCAGCCTGGCCGTGGGGTGCTTATCTCGGCAAGGAAGCGCTGGAGCATGGCATTCGCGTCAAGACCTCTTCCTTTGCACGGCATCATGTCAATATCACCATGTGCAAGGCCAAAGCCAATGGCAACTACATGAACTCCATCCTGGCGCATCAAGAAGCAGCCACTGATGGCTATGATGAAGCTTTGCTGCTGGACGTAGATGGTTTTGTTGCTGAAGGTTCCGGAGAAAATGTCTTCATTATCCGTAACGGCAAGCTCTATACGCCTGACCTGACTTCCGCGCTGGAAGGCATTACCCGCGACACCATCGTGCAACTGGCTGGCGAAATCGGACTGCCAGTGGTAGAAAAGCGCATTACGCGCGATGAAGTTTACAGTGCAGATGAAGCCTTCTTTACCGGCACGGCTGCTGAAGTAACACCTATCCGCGAACTGGATAACCGCAAGATCGGCAATGGCGACCGCGGGCCACTGACAGAAAAGCTGCAAACCATGTATTTTGATTGCGTAACCGGCAAAGCCAAGCACCATATGGACTGGCTGACGTTGGTCTAA
- the glnE gene encoding bifunctional [glutamate--ammonia ligase]-adenylyl-L-tyrosine phosphorylase/[glutamate--ammonia-ligase] adenylyltransferase, producing MNTTPATQSASAYIEKTTRLSRYVRNLLISAPSLRDDLLGKLANAWTKPEMETFLSTCPISDEKSLKKALRDLRKAVMLRLLTRDLNGLADLQEVMNTMTAIAEVTTNCAIHHLSHWLKSQYGDPIGAESGELQTFIVVGMGKLGGGELNVSSDIDLIFIYPEEGETTGPKKLSNHEYFTQLGRKLNNAISEITEDGYVFRVDMRLRPYGESGSLVVSFAMLENYFITQGREWERYAWIKARIISGDHIEELTQLARPFIFRKYLDFGAFASMRDLHAQIRREVQRRELSNNIKLGPGGIREIEFTAQVFQLIRGGKVAELQIRPTLKVLQLLDSRDLLSTQAVTELSEAYVFLRDLEHRLQYLDDAQTQTLPENPTDQAIIAEGMGFADYDSFLQVLNSHRNKVSRHFDQVFAAPQSTQESHPLAALWSGLENGESISILAELGYTNPESIQNRLHQLKHSSRYNQMPDANRTRFDALMPPLIEVSSGFTNPDQTLERILVLLEGVSRRESYLALLLEYPQSLNQVAKICSASPWAADYLARQPILLDELLDTRLLYQAPDWGSLKITLQKQMDEQAGDVERQMDILRQFKHAQVFHFLAQDLAGLLPLEQLSDNLSDLADLILSETLRACWKNLTRRHCDVPQFAIIGYGRLGGKELGYASDLDIIFLYDDESPEAPEIYARLAQRMNSWLSSITSAGMLYETDLRLRPDGASGLLVSSVVAFETYQKSKAWVWEHQALTRARWVAGDSNVGKIFDRIRCEVLKQTRDRSKLAQDIIEMRQKMRDSHPNTSGLFDIKHDRGGIVDVEFIVQYLVLANASQHADLTRNIGNLALLKLSGELGLIPDDLAESARDAYRQYRQWQHQLRLQGAKYARLEQEKAAEYSTSVQKLWNTVFGG from the coding sequence TTGAATACCACACCTGCGACACAATCTGCCTCTGCTTATATTGAAAAAACCACCCGACTTAGCCGTTATGTGCGCAATTTACTCATCAGCGCACCCTCTTTACGCGATGACTTGCTGGGAAAATTAGCCAATGCCTGGACAAAACCTGAAATGGAGACATTTCTCTCAACTTGTCCGATTTCCGATGAAAAAAGCCTGAAAAAAGCTTTGCGGGATCTGCGCAAGGCCGTCATGTTACGTTTACTTACTCGGGATTTAAACGGACTAGCCGATCTGCAGGAAGTGATGAACACCATGACTGCAATTGCAGAAGTCACTACAAACTGTGCCATTCATCATCTAAGTCATTGGTTAAAGTCGCAATATGGCGATCCGATCGGTGCTGAAAGCGGCGAGTTGCAGACATTCATTGTTGTCGGCATGGGAAAACTGGGGGGTGGCGAACTAAATGTTTCTTCGGATATCGACCTGATATTCATCTATCCGGAAGAAGGCGAAACCACCGGACCCAAAAAATTAAGCAACCACGAATACTTTACCCAACTTGGCCGTAAACTGAACAACGCGATCAGCGAAATAACTGAAGACGGCTACGTATTCCGGGTAGATATGCGTCTGCGCCCCTATGGTGAGAGCGGTTCGCTGGTTGTCAGCTTTGCCATGCTGGAAAATTATTTCATCACTCAAGGCAGGGAATGGGAACGCTATGCCTGGATCAAAGCTCGGATTATTAGCGGCGATCACATTGAAGAACTAACGCAACTGGCCCGTCCTTTCATATTTCGCAAATATCTGGATTTCGGTGCATTTGCATCCATGCGGGATTTACACGCGCAAATTCGACGCGAGGTGCAGCGGCGAGAGCTTTCCAACAATATCAAACTCGGGCCAGGCGGGATTCGTGAGATAGAGTTTACCGCTCAGGTGTTCCAGTTGATTCGCGGCGGAAAAGTAGCCGAATTGCAAATTCGCCCGACGCTTAAAGTTCTACAACTTTTGGATAGTCGCGACTTGCTTTCTACACAGGCAGTGACCGAACTCAGTGAGGCTTATGTTTTTTTGCGTGACCTTGAACATCGGTTGCAATATCTGGACGACGCACAAACCCAGACCTTACCTGAAAATCCAACTGATCAGGCTATCATCGCCGAAGGCATGGGATTTGCTGATTACGATAGTTTTCTACAAGTTTTGAATAGTCATCGCAACAAGGTTTCACGCCATTTTGATCAAGTATTCGCAGCGCCACAAAGCACGCAGGAAAGCCACCCCCTGGCAGCTTTATGGAGCGGATTGGAAAATGGTGAAAGCATATCCATACTAGCTGAACTCGGTTATACCAATCCGGAATCCATACAAAATCGATTGCATCAGTTAAAGCACAGCAGTCGCTACAATCAGATGCCGGATGCCAATAGAACCCGTTTTGATGCCCTCATGCCGCCATTAATTGAAGTGTCCTCCGGATTTACCAATCCGGATCAGACTCTGGAGCGCATTTTAGTCTTACTGGAAGGTGTCAGCCGCCGCGAATCTTATCTGGCGCTGTTGCTGGAATACCCGCAGTCACTCAATCAGGTTGCCAAAATATGCAGTGCGAGCCCTTGGGCTGCTGACTACCTGGCTCGCCAGCCTATACTACTGGACGAATTACTGGATACGCGACTGCTCTACCAGGCGCCGGATTGGGGCAGCCTTAAAATAACGCTACAAAAACAGATGGATGAACAAGCTGGCGATGTCGAAAGGCAAATGGATATACTGCGACAGTTCAAGCATGCGCAGGTATTTCATTTTCTGGCACAGGACCTTGCAGGATTACTCCCCCTGGAACAACTCAGCGACAATTTGAGCGACCTGGCTGACTTGATACTCAGCGAAACTTTGCGCGCCTGCTGGAAAAATCTCACACGCCGACACTGCGATGTACCGCAGTTTGCCATCATCGGCTACGGCAGGCTGGGTGGGAAAGAATTGGGTTACGCTTCCGATCTGGATATTATCTTCCTCTACGATGATGAATCGCCCGAAGCGCCGGAAATCTATGCACGCCTGGCGCAACGCATGAATTCCTGGCTAAGCAGCATCACATCCGCTGGCATGCTCTATGAAACCGATTTGCGTCTGCGCCCTGACGGTGCCAGCGGACTATTGGTCAGCTCGGTCGTTGCCTTTGAAACATACCAGAAATCAAAAGCATGGGTATGGGAACATCAGGCGCTTACCCGCGCACGTTGGGTGGCCGGCGACAGCAATGTTGGCAAGATATTTGATCGGATCCGTTGCGAGGTGCTGAAACAAACCCGTGATCGAAGCAAGCTCGCACAAGATATTATCGAAATGCGACAAAAAATGCGGGATAGCCATCCCAATACCAGCGGTTTATTCGATATCAAGCACGACCGGGGCGGTATCGTCGATGTCGAATTTATCGTCCAGTATCTGGTATTGGCCAATGCATCCCAACATGCTGACCTGACACGCAACATAGGCAATCTGGCCCTGCTCAAGTTATCCGGTGAATTAGGCTTAATTCCTGATGATCTGGCAGAATCTGCTCGTGACGCTTACCGCCAGTATCGTCAATGGCAACATCAGTTAAGATTGCAGGGAGCAAAATACGCCCGATTGGAGCAAGAAAAGGCAGCTGAATATAGCACTTCCGTGCAAAAGCTTTGGAATACTGTTTTTGGAGGCTAA